CGTCTATCAGGATCTGACCAAAATCACCAAAAGCATTCAGGACGGCGATTTCTTTACCAATCCCGCCTTTGTTCAAGCCATCGACAAAGTTCAGGCGAGCGGCGGCAAACTGCATCTCATGGGGCTGCTCTCCGACGGTGGCGTCCACTCCCATAGCAACCACCTCTATGCCCTGCTCGAACTGGCCAAGGGCCGGGGCCTGCGGGATGTCTGCGTCCATGCCCTGCTCGACGGTCGCGATACCCCGCCGCGCAGCGCCGTCGATTATCTGGCGGAACTGGAAGAACGCATCGCCCGCATCGGCGTCGGCCGTGTCGCCACTATCTGCGGCCGTTTTTACGCCATGGACCGGGACAACCGCTGGGAGCGGGTGGAACGGGCCTACCGGGCACTGGTCCAGGGGATCGGTCAGCCCGTCGCCGACAGCGCCGCCGCCATCGCGGGAGCCTACCAGGCCGGTCAGGGGGATGAATTCGTCGAGCCCCGGATCATTGGGGCGCCGGGAACCATCGACGACGGCGATGCGGTGATTTTCTTCAACTTCCGCGCCGACCGCGCCCGGGAGATCACCCGCGCCCTCACCGAGAAGAATTTCACCGCCTTCCCCCGGGAAAAGACCCCGCGCCTGGTCGACTTCGTCTGCCTCAGCGATTACGACGCCACCTTTGACCTGCCCGTCGCCTTCCCCGCCACCGGCAATCCCAATATCCTCGGCGAGATCGTCGCTCGCGCCGGATTGCGCCAGTTGCGCATCGCCGAAACGGAAAAGTACGCCCACGTCACCTTCTTCTTCAACGGTGGCAACGAGGAACCCTTCGCCGGCGAGGACCGGGCTCTCATCCCCTCGCCCAAGGAAGTCGCCACCTACGACCAGAAGCCGGCCATGAGCGCCCCTCAGGTCGCCGATGAAGTGGTGACACGCATCGCTTCGGGCGTCTACGACCTGATCGTTCTCAACTTCGCCAATCCCGACATGGTCGGGCATACCGGCATTCTGCCCGCCGCCATCGCCGCCATGGAGACGGTCGACACCTGCCTCGGCCAGGTGGTCGACGCCGTCCTCGCCGCTGGCGGCCGCCTGCTGATCACCGCCGATCACGGTAATTGCGAGCAGATGACGGACGCGCAGGGCAAGCCCCACACCGCCCACACTACCAATCCTGTGCCCCTGATTCTGGTCGATCCCGACCTGTGCGGCGCCAAACTGCGCCAGGGCATTCTCGCCGACATCGCGCCGACCCTGCTGCAACTGCTCAACCTGGAAAAACCCCTGGAGATGACCGGCTCCTCGCTGCTCATCCCCTGATGCTCCGACCGGCGCCCGCGGGCGCCGGTTTTTTTTGCGGGGAAACATGGCGCTGCTCACTTACCTCAAATCGGAACTGAGCGGTCTGTTCGATCTCCTGCTGCCGCCGACCTGCGCCTTCTGCCGCGCCGAGGCGCCGACCCCCTCGCCTGCTGGCATCTGCCCAAACTGCCTGACCCAACTGCTCCCTCTCCCTGCCGCCCGTTGCTCCCGCTGCGCCCTTCCCTATCCGACAGAGGCGGGCGGCCCCCACCTCTGCGAAACCTGCCTGCGTCGGCCGCCGGACTTTTCGGGCGTGGTCGCCGTCGGCGTCTATCAGGATCTCCTACGGGAGAGTATCCACCGCTTCAAATACGAGCAGAGCATCCATCTCGACCACCCCCTGGGGACGCTGCTCGCCCAACGACTGGCGATAGAGGCCACGGACTTCCGCCCCGAGCTGATTCTGCCCGTCCCCCTGCACCCGCGACGACTGCGGGAGCGGGGCTACAACCAGTCGCTCCTCCTCGCCCGTCGCCTCGGCAAAGAGTTGCGGGTTCCGACGGAACCCCGGCGCCTGCGGCGCATCCGCCCGACGCCGCCGCAACAGGGACTCCCCCTGGCCGCCCGGCAACGCAATCTGCGCGGCGCCTTCACCCTGAGCGCGCCTTTGCGCGGCGAAAAGATTCTGCTCATCGACGACGTCATGACGACCGGCGCCACCCTGCGGGAGTGTGCCCAAGTCCTCAAAGCCGGCGGTGCCGGTGAAATCCTGATCGCCGTCCTCGGCCGGGCGGCGCGCCACCACTGACCCCGAACCCCACTTACCTTTCCGGAGCCGCGCCATGATCCCCTGGCAACTGATCGATTCCTCCCCCATCCCTGGCGGCGGCGGAGAGTTGCAACTCTTCCAACGCAACACCGAGTTCACTATCAACATTGTCGGCGGCGGGGTGCTGATGAGTACCCACGCCCACGCCTCAGAGGATGCCCTGGCCGAACGGACCTGTCGGGAAATCGCCGGGCGGGACCGGCCCCGGGTGCTGATCGGCGGCCTCGGCATGGGCTTCACCCTGGCTGCCGCCCTGCGCCGTCTCGGCCCCGAGGCCGAGGTGGTGGTGGCCGAACTGGTGCCGGCTGTGGTCCGCTGGAACAGTGAGATACTGGGGGAGTTTGCCGGCCACCCGTTACAAGACAGCCGAACCCGAGTGCGGGAGGGGGATGTGGGCAAGGTGATGAAGGAAGAACGGCAGGGATTCGACGCGATTTTGCTCGATGTCGACAACGGCCCGTCGGGCCTGACCCGCAAGAAGAACAACTGGCTCTACGGCTTGGACGGACTGACGGTGGCCTATACCGCCCTGCGCCCCCAGGGGCTGCTCGCCGTCTGGTCGGCCGGCCCCGACCGCGACTTCCACGAACGCCTGCGCAAGGTCGGCTTCACCGTCCGCCAGACCCAGGCCCGCGCCCACGGCGACAAGGGAGAGCGGCACATCATCTGGCTCGCCGCGCGGGGGGCATGAAGGACGACCTGCGGACTCAGTGGACGCTTGATTTCCGCGCTGGGGGGTGGCGAGGGATGTAAATACCGCGTACACAGTGGCGGCCATGGTCGAGACTGGGGTATTCGCGGCAGATATCGGGCTTGATCTCGTGGATGGCGCAGAGGGCTTTATCGTCGTCGCCGCGTTGCAGAAAGGGGCAGGGATCACCCCGTCGGCCGTTTCGTGGATCGACCCAGATCCAGCCGTAAGGACTTACCAGGGCCAGCAGATCTTCCCGCCCCAGCCGCCGCCAGCGTTCGATATCCCCCGGCGAGGCATGCAGATAGCCGCCGTAGGCCTCGCAACACATTCCACAAGCCAGGCAACCGCGCTCGACTTCCTCTTTTCCGGGATGAATTTTGTCCCACAGGCGGCAAAGCACTTCGATCATCATTCGACGCCTCCCTTCCCAACTCCCCCTCAAAAGATTATTCTTCGACGAAATATACTGCTGTTAGTTTTTCAACTAACTGATAATCATAAAACAATCATCACAGACACAGTCAATACATGAAATGAATAGTTATTTACAAAATATCGTTCTACTTTGAAGATGTCAAGACCACGACCTACCTGGAAATGCTAAACACCCCCTACCGGCAGCGGCCCAAACGCATCAACGGGCGATAAAATCGAGACGATAACGATTCTTCAGAATTTTCATCAAGGCGTTCACCCCCTTCAGGGCGGAACGCAGGCGCTCGCGTTCACTGGGAGTCATGAGCAGCGGATCGATGTAGTTGGTCGGAACCGCCTTCGCGGCCAGAGCGCGCAACTGCATGGAGAGCCGTAGGCGCATCAGATAGGAGAAGGATTCACCGAAGACCTCGACATCGTTGGCCGAGAAGATACCACGCGTACCCAATTGCTCAATCTTGTCCCAGGTTGTGCCGTTGAAGAGCCCCTGCTCAAGGGCCAGCAGGCTGACCCCCTGGGTCAGGGCAAAGATGCCGTGTTTTTTGATATCGACCTTGCCACGCCCCTCACCGCGACGTTCAACGAGAATCCGGCCAAACATGCCGACCCGCGCCCGAAATCCGAAAACATGGCGCGCCATGTACGGCAAATAGAGGGCGTTGCGCTGAATGCAGTTTTGCACATGGTCGTGCAGTTCCCGCTCCAGGGAAACATCCCCATGCAGGGTACGGAAATCCTGAAACATGCTGAAATTCACTAGAGACTCCGGCTTGGGCACGGAAATCCACTGAGCGAGGCGCTCCTTCCAGGCAGAGAGGCTGTGCCGCCACTCCGGGTTGCAGGCCAGGGTATTGCCAGGACAACGGGGCACCCCCACCTCTTCGAGGGCATCAACCAGGCGCTCGGCAAAACGGTCCAAGGTGGCGAGGGCTTCCGGGGCGAGCCCGTCCGCGTAGACAATGGCGCTGTCCTGATCGGTGCGCAGGGTCTGCTCGCCGCGCCCCTCACTGCCCAAAGCCAGATAGGCGGCCCCAGCAGGCAGAGACAAGCCCTCGTCCTCTTCCATCAGAGAAACAATGCGCAAGGTGAAGGCGTCGTTGAAATGGGAGATGAGATGCACCAGGCTGCGGGTATCGGCAACCGAGCGCGAGAGACGACTGATGGTTTCCACGATCTGTTCGCTGATGCCGCGCAGCTGGACAAGAGTGCGGGCCGAGGCAATCTCCCGGGTCAGATAGAGGGGGCTGCGGGTCTGCAAGCCGAGAAAATCGGTATCGGTCACCATCCCGACCAGCCGGCCACCCGAATCGGTGACGAGAATGCGGTGGATGTTGTGCTTGGCCATTTTGAAAATGGCATCATAAACATAATGGCTACGGGGGATGGTCACCAACTCCGTCTGCATGACCTCCGCAACCCGGCGATCTCCAACCTGGCCGCCGGTCACGGCTATCAGATCGCAGAGATCCCGCGCCGAGACGATCCCAACCGGGACGGCATCCCGGACCACGACCAGCCCCGAGATGCGATGCTCGCGCATCTTTTGGGCGACCTCGACGACCCCGGCTTCCGGGGCGCAAGCGACCACCGGGGACTTACAGAGGGCATCGACCTCCAGGAAAAAAAACCCATCCTCCCCCAGCAGATTGTTCGGCATGGACACCTCGGCAAAAAAGTATTTCAGGCAGCAGGAAAAACCTATTTTTAACCCTTTTTCGATTCCACGCAATTAATTCTCACACCCAGACACCTCGTCTGACCCGGCCAAAACACCGTAACAAACGTCGGTTCCTTTTCAAAAACCAGCCCCAAATGCCCCTCTTTAAATTTTTTTATCCAGAAAATTCAAGTAATTACAGTTTTTTAAAACAAAATAAAAACATGGTTCTATTTTTTTATTGACGACTTGCGGTTTTTCAGAGTATCGTCGAGCCAAGTTTTCAAAATGGTGTTTTATCAAATTGCAGAAACATCTTACTTTCTGTTTCATTTTTACCGCCAATGGCGTGCAAAAGCTAATTTAACTGCTATTTTTAAAATATCATTTTATTAAATTGATAAAAGATGAGGAAAAGCGAACCGGGAAGTGGCTCCCCCGGGAACGCAAAAGAGCAAAGGCCTACCCAACCCAAAACACCAAAGCCGTACTGGAGAAAGGGGGACAAACACATCGTGACGACCCGCAGAAACTCAAGAGAAACGACATTATTTTAGGTCAACGCACAACACCTTTTTCAAAAGGAGGCATTCAATGGAAAAAACAGCTCAAGCCTATTGGTTCGCAGTATTGAAACTGATAGCAGGCGTCCTGGCCGTCTGGTTCGTGGTTTCCTACGGCTTCGGTATCATCCTGGCTCCCGCCCTCAACAACATTCATCTTGGCGGATACCCCCTCGGCTTCTGGTTCTGCCATCAGGGCTCCATGTATATCTTTGTCGCCCTGATCTTTATCTACGCCAAGTTGATGGGCAATCTCGACAAAAAATTCGACGTTCACGAAAACTAAAGGGAGGCGCGATATATGGGACTGCAAGCAATGACATATCTGGTGGTCGGGATCACTTTTGCGATCTATATCGGGATCGCGATCTGGGCCCGAGCCGGCAGCACTAAAGACTTCTACGTCGCCGGCGGCGGCGTTCACCCGGTTCTCAACGGTATGGCGACCGGCGCCGACTGGATGTCCGCGGCGTCCTTCATCTCCATGGCCGGCCTCATCGCCAACATGGGTTATGGCGGCGGTCTCTTCCTGATGGGTTGGACCGGCGGCTACGTCCTTCTGGCCATGCTGCTCGCCCCTTACCTGCGCAAGTTCGGCAAGTTCACCGTGCCGTCCTTCGTCGCCGACCGCTTCTATTCCAACGGCGCCGCGTCGGTGGCGGTTATCTGCCTGCTGACCGCCTCCATTACCTACATCATCGGGCAGATGACCGGCGTCGGCGTCGCATTCTCCCGTTTCCTCGGCGTTTCCAACGACACAGGCATCTACATCGGGATGGCGATCGTCTTCATGTATGCGGTCTTCGGCGGCATGAAGGGCATCACCTACACCCAGGTCGCCCAGTATTGCG
This DNA window, taken from Desulfuromonas acetexigens, encodes the following:
- a CDS encoding DUF4212 domain-containing protein; this encodes MEKTAQAYWFAVLKLIAGVLAVWFVVSYGFGIILAPALNNIHLGGYPLGFWFCHQGSMYIFVALIFIYAKLMGNLDKKFDVHEN
- a CDS encoding YkgJ family cysteine cluster protein, whose translation is MMIEVLCRLWDKIHPGKEEVERGCLACGMCCEAYGGYLHASPGDIERWRRLGREDLLALVSPYGWIWVDPRNGRRGDPCPFLQRGDDDKALCAIHEIKPDICREYPSLDHGRHCVRGIYIPRHPPARKSSVH
- a CDS encoding spermidine synthase, whose translation is MIPWQLIDSSPIPGGGGELQLFQRNTEFTINIVGGGVLMSTHAHASEDALAERTCREIAGRDRPRVLIGGLGMGFTLAAALRRLGPEAEVVVAELVPAVVRWNSEILGEFAGHPLQDSRTRVREGDVGKVMKEERQGFDAILLDVDNGPSGLTRKKNNWLYGLDGLTVAYTALRPQGLLAVWSAGPDRDFHERLRKVGFTVRQTQARAHGDKGERHIIWLAARGA
- the gpmI gene encoding 2,3-bisphosphoglycerate-independent phosphoglycerate mutase, which translates into the protein MTLIVKRPLALVILDGWGINENCANNAVCLARTPYIDALFKDFPSTRIGASGMDVGLPEGQMGNSEVGHLNLGAGRIVYQDLTKITKSIQDGDFFTNPAFVQAIDKVQASGGKLHLMGLLSDGGVHSHSNHLYALLELAKGRGLRDVCVHALLDGRDTPPRSAVDYLAELEERIARIGVGRVATICGRFYAMDRDNRWERVERAYRALVQGIGQPVADSAAAIAGAYQAGQGDEFVEPRIIGAPGTIDDGDAVIFFNFRADRAREITRALTEKNFTAFPREKTPRLVDFVCLSDYDATFDLPVAFPATGNPNILGEIVARAGLRQLRIAETEKYAHVTFFFNGGNEEPFAGEDRALIPSPKEVATYDQKPAMSAPQVADEVVTRIASGVYDLIVLNFANPDMVGHTGILPAAIAAMETVDTCLGQVVDAVLAAGGRLLITADHGNCEQMTDAQGKPHTAHTTNPVPLILVDPDLCGAKLRQGILADIAPTLLQLLNLEKPLEMTGSSLLIP
- a CDS encoding DUF294 nucleotidyltransferase-like domain-containing protein, whose protein sequence is MPNNLLGEDGFFFLEVDALCKSPVVACAPEAGVVEVAQKMREHRISGLVVVRDAVPVGIVSARDLCDLIAVTGGQVGDRRVAEVMQTELVTIPRSHYVYDAIFKMAKHNIHRILVTDSGGRLVGMVTDTDFLGLQTRSPLYLTREIASARTLVQLRGISEQIVETISRLSRSVADTRSLVHLISHFNDAFTLRIVSLMEEDEGLSLPAGAAYLALGSEGRGEQTLRTDQDSAIVYADGLAPEALATLDRFAERLVDALEEVGVPRCPGNTLACNPEWRHSLSAWKERLAQWISVPKPESLVNFSMFQDFRTLHGDVSLERELHDHVQNCIQRNALYLPYMARHVFGFRARVGMFGRILVERRGEGRGKVDIKKHGIFALTQGVSLLALEQGLFNGTTWDKIEQLGTRGIFSANDVEVFGESFSYLMRLRLSMQLRALAAKAVPTNYIDPLLMTPSERERLRSALKGVNALMKILKNRYRLDFIAR
- a CDS encoding ComF family protein, producing MALLTYLKSELSGLFDLLLPPTCAFCRAEAPTPSPAGICPNCLTQLLPLPAARCSRCALPYPTEAGGPHLCETCLRRPPDFSGVVAVGVYQDLLRESIHRFKYEQSIHLDHPLGTLLAQRLAIEATDFRPELILPVPLHPRRLRERGYNQSLLLARRLGKELRVPTEPRRLRRIRPTPPQQGLPLAARQRNLRGAFTLSAPLRGEKILLIDDVMTTGATLRECAQVLKAGGAGEILIAVLGRAARHH